The genomic segment GCGCCACGGAAAATTAAAAAGCCCGTTTATTAAAAACGCGGTAAAAGAAGCTGTTATTCCTATAATAAGGTTTTTGTAAAAAAGATTTTCTTCTTTTAATGCAAGTTTAATTGAAATGAAAAAAGCGGAAAAGAACAGCAGTAAATAAATTCCAAAACCCACAAAGCCGTTTTCCGCAAGTGTCTGAAGAAAATCGTTATGGGTGTACAGTTCAACATGCGGTTCCACTTTAGCCGCCATCTTTGGCGCCGCTTTAAGCCAGCGGTCATAAACCTTGCGCTGATAATACGCGGTGTTCAGGCTGAAGCCGCCTATGCCCGCGCCGAATACCGGTTTTGCAGCCGCCATCTGCAGGGCAGATTCCCAGTAAAAAAGCCTTACAGCCGCGGAATCGCCGGTTAAATCAAAACTTTGTTTTAACCTGTCAGTTATGGGGTTGCGGTTAACGGGGTTGGGGATGGTAAACAGTAATACAAGCAGGACAAGAAACGCGCCCATGGATATAAAGAATTTTTTATGGCGCGTAAAATACGCTTTGCCGTAAAATACGCCGAACATTATAAACAGATAAGCCAGCGAACCAAGAAAACCAAGCCACGCGCCGCGGCCCTGCGATACGATGATTAAAAAGAACATCATTAAAATGCATAAGCCGCTGAAAAATTTCGCAAGTTTTTTTATAGGGGAAAGAAAAAGCGCGATTAAAACGGGGATAAGTATTGAAAATTGCGCGGCCATGTAATCCGGATTTCCAAGTGTTGAATAAACGCGGCCTTCGCCGAAAGAAACCCATTTTATGAAATCCATGTGAAAATACTGTAAAACCCCGTAAGTTGATACTATAAAGTGTGAAGTTATTATAATGTAAAGCAGGCGGGGAATGTCACGTTTGGAAAAAGCATTAATGATAAGAAAATATGACAATATAATAAGAAGGCAAAGTTTTAAAAACTGCCAGTGCAGCAATACGGCATTCGGGTTAAAAACAGCGCCGCTTACAAATGAAGCGGTAAAGGCGGCGGCTAAAAGGGCTGCGGGAAAAGAAAACGGCGTGACAAACAGTACACTTTCCTTTTTAAGCGCCATCTTTATAAAAAGCAGGGCTGCTGCCAGGGCTGTAAAAGAAAAGAAAGCGGCTGATTTGGGCATTTCAAAGCTTTCATGGGCGTTAAGATAAAACGCAAGCGGCACAATGAAAGCCGCGGAAAAAAGCAGCAATCTAAGTGAAAGTTCTGTAAAGTGAATAAGTTTTTTATCTGTCATGACGGTAATTTTACAGCAATATTATTTTTTTGTCATCAGCAAAGACAAAAAGAGTTATAGCAGAAAACATGCAACCCTTTTTGCGGTTTATCACGTCTTATAAGTATAAGCCCCGCGGGCAATTAACTTCCTCCCTCATCCCCCAATTGCTCCGGGGCTTATTAATTATGGAACTGTAAGGGGGCTGATTACGTCCTATTTATGGCCCCGGATTAAGATTATAATCCCTCCCCCCCTCACTCCATAATCTTATCCGGGGCCTCTTAAAAACTACGGCAAAATAATAAAAAAGGCTTTATAAATTATATGTTTTGGCTTAGTATTACATATATATAATGTCCGGCAAAGCGAGGTAAAAAATGGCGGAAGCACCGGGAAAATGGACGGAAAAATATGACGTTAACGTGTATGATGCTGACATAAACGGAAGGCTTAAAATTACGGCGCTGTGTAATTATCTTCAGAATACCGCGTGGCGCCATTACAGCGAAATTGAAAAAGTAAAAGGCGAAATGCTTAAAAGCGGACATATCTGGGCAATGATGCGCCTTGAAGTGGAAATTTATAAAACGGCAGTCTGGGGAAGTAAACTTTCAATTGAGACGTGGTCAAAAAGCGTGGGGAAAGTTTCCGCGTTTCGTGATTACGATGTTACTGATGAAAACGGCATAAGGATAGCTGCTGCCACCACCACGTGGGTGGTTATAGACCCTGTAACAAAAAAAATTCAGCCGTTAAAAAGTGTTGCTGAAAAATGGCCGGAGCAGAAAGATAAAAGCGCCATAGGCAGGGAAGCGGGCAAAGCGGAAGCTGTTTTAAACCCTGTGGCGTCAGCGGAATATAAAGTTAAGTTTGGGGAATTTGACGTAAACAGGCATGTTAATAATGTATCGTACATTGACTGGATGAACGAAACGCTTACAAAGGAATACCTTGAAACACACGAAATAAAAAGCCTGCTGATAAATTTTATGGAAGAAGCGGAATACGGCGGCCGGGTTACGGCATTGCATGAAAAGAAAGATGAAAATACCTTTGCCTGCGCGGTTATAAAAAAAGAAAGCGGTAAAGAAGCTGCAAGGGGAAGGTTTGTATTTAAATAAGCATAGCGAATTAAGCATTAAGCAGTTAAGCTATAGCGAAAAGATAAGCAAAAAACTTATAAGCAATTAAGCATAAGCTAAAAAAAGGAAATATGGTTTATGTTTACGCTATAGCTTAATTGCTTAATCTGCTAAAGTGCTATGTTTACGTTATAACTTAATCCGCTATGTTTTATGTTTCGCTATAGCTTAATCGCTTAATCTGCTAAAGTGCTATGTTTACGTTATAGCTTAATCCGCTATGTTTTATGTTTCGCTATTGCTTAATTGCTTAATCTGCTAAAGTGCTATGTTTACGTTATGGAACAAATTTAAAAATTCGGTGTCATTAAAGGTGAAACTTGGAAGAAAAACAGCTTGTAAAGCTTGCCAAAGACGGCGACAGAAGGGCGTTTGAAGCGCTTGCGGCTTCATGCGCGAAAGAAATATATAACCTTGCGCTGCGGCTGTGCGGCGACAGGGATAAAGCCCAGGACATAGCGCAGGACGCTTTTGTAAATGCCTATAAAAGTATCGGCAGTTTCCGTGAAGACAGCCCGTTTTCCGCGTGGGTAAGGCGCATAGCCGTGAACGCGTGGAAAAATACGGTAAGATACGAAATCCGCAGGTTTTTTACAAAGCACGATTCGCTTGATGATGATTTTGAAGGTAATGATGGTGTAACAAAAAAACAGTACGCGTCTTCTGACCCGCCTGCTGATAAAGTTCTGGAAGACAGGCAGAAGAATGATGAAATTCACGCGGTGCTTTTACAGCTTCAGCCTGCGGCGCGGGAAATGATAGTGTTAAGGGATATGGAAGAAAAAAGCTATGAGGAAATTGCCGCAATGACCGGGCTTAATACAGGGACGGTAAAATCACGAATAGCCAGGGCAAGGGAAGCGTTTAAACAAAAATTCATAAAGATGCAGGGTGGATAAAATGGAGCATAAAAAAGCTTACGGCTTAATATCAGATTATATTGACGGAACGTTAAAGGGAGAACAGCTGAAAAACTTCCTTGCGCACTTAAAAACCTGCAAAGAGTGCAGGAATCAATTGGATGCGTTAAAGAACGCTGTTCAGTATGCCAAAAGCGGCCGCGCTGAAGACCTTCCTGTTAATTTTCTGGCAACCTTAAGCAAAAGGCTTGATGAAGCCGACAGTAAAAAGGCAAAAACTAAATTCAGCTGGCCGGTTTTTATGAAAGTTTCAGGTACTGTTGCGGCAATGCTTATTGTCGGGGTTTTAGTCCGGCAGATATATGATACAAAAACAATTAAAGCGGATAAAGAATGGCTGGAAGCAGAAAGTGTGCAGAAGCCGGTTGTTGTAGAAAGGGCAAAAACCGCAGAGGAATTAAAAAGTGTAAAACAGGGAATAAATATGGCTGACCTTGCTCCGTTAAAATCAGAAGCGCCTGCCGAAATTACATACGCTAAAAAGAAAAGCGCCGCGCCGTCAAGGGCAATAATAACGAAAAGTGAGGCCGCGCCTGCCGCAGGAATGGCGTCAAAAAGCGCTGCCGCGCCCGCGTATGATACGGCGGATGAGATTGCTCCGGCATCTGCCGTGCAGCTGCAGGAACAGGAAATAAATCCGTTCAGTAAGGAAGTTTTTTCAGGCACGCATTCGGGAATGGCAGCGGGGATGAAAGTGGTTTTTAAAAATAAAATGATATGGAATTTAGCGCCGGGAATAATTGCGGATAACCCGTGGCTGGGTAAAGTGGATTTTTCAAGGCAGATGGTTGTGCTGGTAAATTCCGGTGAAAAACCAACGGCAGGATATTCCGCGAAAATTAAGAGCATATCAATTCAGGAGACAAAAATAGTAATACTATACTCCGAAACCTCGCCGGCAAAAGACGCGATTACCGCACAGGTAATAACATCCCCTTACAGCATCGCAGTCATCCCCATCTCCTCCAAACCCGTGGAGTTTATAAGGGAGTAATTGTAGCTGGTTTCTAATCATCAAAAGTCGGGTTGTAAAATAAGTGTCAGGGTGATAATATTATTGCGAAGGTAATCATTATGGGGAAAAGGAGATTAAATGAAAAAAACAATTTTTTCTGTTAGTTTAATATTTTTAGTATTCGTTTTTATTTCCTGCAATAAACATATTTCGCCTGCGTCCATTACAGATCCCACTACTATTACGCCATCAATAGGCGGCAGCGGTTTATATACGAATACAGGAAAATTGAAAGGCCAGGCGTTGTTTATGAGTGGTACGATAATAGCGGAAACTGTTTATCTGTATGACGGCTCTGGTAAAATCATGGAAGAGTACGGGTCGGTATTCGGCATACCGTCAGGCGATTACACCTTTAGAAAGTATAACTCACAGGGAAAACTTGAGATGATTGATTATCCGGCAAGTATGCCCACGGCAAACGATATTTTTTATTCCTATGATGCCGTAGGTAGGATGACGGCTAGATATGCCGTAGATAATTATTCCAACACCGTTGACGCAATGGTGTTTACATACGGTACCGACGGTCTTATAAACAGGATAGACGAGTCTCAAAACGGTAATCCTTCAAGTTACAGGCTAATAACAAGGGATACCGACGGTTTTATTACCATGGAAGAACTTTATAACCCGGCGAATTCTATGATGTTCGGGTATATAAACTATATGCGTATTCTCAGTAGCAAAACAGTAATAATAGAAGTGTATTTACTCGGAGACCTCATGTATAGGAATATTATCGGGTATGATTCTGACAATTTTGCGATGGGGCAGGAAATCACGACTTTTATGCTTGGCACGCCGGTTATGACGAATGATATTGATCACGTATTACAGGACGGATTATTTGACCCTGCAGGTATGAATGGATATTATTATACAGATAAGGACTTGTTCGGTTTTACCTGTGTTTATGCAAATATTTCAGGGGTAGGCACACCGTAACTACGTCTTTTAATCACATAATCGTAAAATGTTTATGTGGTGGATACAGGTAATAGAAGAGTTCAAAAGTTTGCTCAACAATAGGATTTTTAGAATTATAGAATGAAACGTGATTAAATACTAAATAGGGGTAATAATATAAAAAAAATAATAGTTATTTCAGTTATGTTATGTATGGCATTAATCAGCTGTAAAAAAACAAGTTTAGAGCCGGGAGTGTTTAAATTAAAGTGGGGAAGTGAAGGAAACGGAGATGGGCAGTTTAATTATCCTGGAGGAATAGCAGTAGATTCCGCCGATAATGTTTATGTAGCTGATACTGGTAATCATAGGATACAGAAATTCACATCAGAAGGAACATTTATAACAAAATGGGGAAGTTATGGAACCGGGGATGGACAGTTTTATTATCCTACCGGGGTGGCAGTGGATTCTTCGGGTATTGTTTATGTGGCGGATTCAATCAATAACAGGATACAAAAATTTACCTCAGCAGGAGTGTTTATAAAAAAGTGGGGGAGTAAAGGAAAGGGAGATGGACAGTTTTATAATCCTACAGGATTGGCAGTAGATTATGCGGGAAATGTTTATGTGGCGGATAGTGGTAATGACAGGATACAAAAGTTCACATCATCAGGTGTGTTTATAACAAAATGGGGAAGTGAAGGAAGCGCAGATGGACAGTTTAGCAATCCTTACGGTGTGGCAGTAGATTCCGCAGATAATGTCTATGTGTCGGAACGGGGTAATGACAGGATACAAAAATTTAAATCAAAAGGAATATTTATAACAAAATGGGGAAGCGAAGGAAAGAGAGATGGACAGTTTTATTATCCTACAGGATTGGCAGTAGATTATGCGGGTAATGTTTATGTGGCGGATACACTTAATAACAGGATACAAAAATTTGCTCCACAATAAAAAATATTAATCTTTAAAAAACAACTTAAGCTCGGGATTGTAAAGTCTCGGGCTTTTTTTATTTTTTATGGAACTTTTTTTCTCCTTTGGTTTCCTGATAGGTGAAGGCGGTTAAGCTTTCAAAAAACCAAAGGAGGAAGGGACATGAAGAAACAAAAAAATCTGTTTTTAGCCTTACTTTTCATCGTTTTATCAGCAGTACAGGTACTTGCTTGCAGGATTGCGGTTTTACCTTATCAGGGGCGGATTTTACCGATAGAGACCAGGAAGCACGACGTAAACATCAGTATCAAAAATCAGGTTGCGGATATCACGGTTAATGCCCTGTTTTACAATCCCAACAGCACAGTCCTGGAAGGCGATTATTGGTTCCCGCTTTATGAAGACGCTGCAGTCACATCTTTCACAATGATAGTAAACGGCAAAGAGATGAAGGCGGAACTTCTGGAAGCGGACAAGGCACGGGCGATTTACGAAGAGATAGTAAGAAGGATGAAAGACCCGGCGCTTTTGGAATACGCCGGCACAAGGATGCTGCGCCAGAGGGTATATCCTATACCGGCGCGTGGTGAAGTTGCCCTTACTCTTAAATACAGCCAGCAGTTAAAAACTGTTAATGGAAAAGTTAAATTGGTATATCCGCTTTCTTCCGCCAAGTCAGACACGGGGTATGTGGGAGAGGTGAATATAAGGGTAAATGTGGAAGATTCAAACGGGATAAAAAATGTCTATTCTTCCGGCCACAGTATCAATACTGAAATCAGGGAGAATAATTTTGTAAGGGCGTCGTTTAACGCGCGCAATTACAATCCTGACAAGCCGTTTACTTTTTATTACAGCCCTGTAATGGGCGAAGTGGCGGCTTCTGTTATCACTCATGTAAATCACAACGAAGACGGGTATTTTACGCTGCTGCTTTCACCTTCAATAGAAGACAGCAAAGAAAAATATATGCCGAAAGATTTTGTGTTTGTTCTGGACAAGTCCGGCAGCATGCAGGGCGATAAAATAGAAAAGGCAAAGGACGCGCTGCAGTTCTGTGTGAACACGCTTAAAGAAGGCGACAAGTTCAGCATTATTGCTTTTTCTTCTTCTGTTGATACCATGTCAAACGGGCTTAAGGAATTCGGTTACAAGGAAAGAGAAAAAGCCAAAAACTTTATAAGGGCAATTTCCGCTGAAGGCGGCACGGATATAAACGGCGCGATGCAGGAAGCGCTGTCAAAACTGAAAAAACAAAGAGGCAGGCTTCCTGTAATAGTGTTTCTTACGGACGGGCTTCCCACAGTAGGAGAAACAGCCATAATGAAGATTATAAAAAATACTGAAAACGCGAATAGGGCTGATGCCAGAATATTTGTCTTTGGCGTGGGTGAAGACGTAAACACGGAGCTTCTGGATAAAATAAGCGCTGATAACGGCGGAGAGTGCGAATATGTAATTAACCCGTCTGATTCCATTGAAGAAAGCGTATCAGCACTGGCTTCAAGGATAGCAAGCCCGGCGCTTGCGGGAATTACTTTAAGTTTTGACGGCAGCGCGGGGGTTTACGATATGTATCCGAAAAGAATACCGGATATGTTTGCCGGCTCGCAGATTACTGTTACCGGCAGGTTTAAGGGAAATGGAATGACGCAGGTAAAAGTAAGCGGGGAGACTTCCGGCAGCAGAAAAGAATATAAATTCCCCGTGGATTTTTCTGATGACGGCAGGGACGAATCTGTCATGAAACTTTGGGCCTCAAAGAAAGTTACTTACCTTATGGATGAAATAAATTTAAGGGGAAGAAACAAAGAAATTGAAAGGGAAATAGTGAGTCTTGGAAAAAAATACGGAATTGTAACTCCGTACACCTCTTTCCTTATTACTGATGAATCTTTAAAAGAAAGGGCATTGGGCGGGCGCAGCGCGGAATCTGTAATGCAGGACCTGGCACAGGTAAAGACCGGAAGTTTTGCTGTGCAGCGTTCAAAGAGCATATCGATGGCAAAAAAGGCGGAAGCCGCTGCTCCGGCGTCCATGATGCCGTCTGCGGCAGGAATGGATATGGCAGAAGCCCAAGAGATGAACAGGCAGATAAGCGCTGCCGTAGTAAACGCGGGGGGAAGGGCGTTTGTGCTGGATAATGACGGCAGGTACACTGATACGGAATTTAATCAGAATAAGGATAAAGCAAAGACAATAAAATATTTAAGTGAAGAGTATTTTAAGCTCTCCAAGATTTCTTCAGAAATAAGTGAAATCTTAAGCCTTGGCAATAAAGTGTTGTTTAAATATGACAATATGTTTTATGAAATAGAAGAATAAAACAAGCCCCCGGCCCTGTGCCTCTTGCTGAAAAAACAGGAGAGGCACAGGGCTTTTTTGTTGTATAATTTAACGGCGGAATAATTAAGGAGATAATAATGGTAAAACAGATAACGGACAAAGAAAAAATAGCGGAGTTTCTTTTAAATTCGCCTTATGTGCATCTGTATAAGTTTATGTATATGGAACCATATATGTTCCCAAATACCATCTGGCACGCCTCTTATGACGGCGGTGAGATTAAGGCTCTCTCACTTATATATAAAGGAAAAGAGCAAAGCGCGTTTTATCTGCTTGAAGATAATAATAAGGATAACGCGGCGGAAATTCTTGAAGCGGTCATAGGCACACTACCGGATAAACTTTATTCCCATGTTACGCCCGGCCTTGAAGCGCCGCTTGAAGCAAAGTATAAAGTTACTTCAAAAAAAATGCAGCACACAATGGGGATAAACGGCGATATGCTTGTCAATAATTGCATCAAATACCCGCAGTATACCTATAAAGTAAATGAAAGGGATTTTGAAACGCTGTATGAATTTATACAGAAAATAAATCCGGGCTTGTTTTTCAGCAGGGAAATGATGAAAACAGGCAAATATTACATGATAAGAAAAAACTCCGATATTATTTCCACAGCCGGAGTCCACTATCTGCGCCCCGAATATAAGATAGCCGGCATAGGAAATGTGGCTACAACGGCTGAATACAGGGGAAAAGGGTATGCCTCTTCTGTGGTGGCGTCTTTGGTGCGTGACCTGTGGGATGATTATGAATATATCGGACTTAATGTAAAGGCAGGCAACGAAGCCGCGTTAAAGGCATATGGCAAAATAGGTTTTGTTTCGGCGACCATGCATAATGAAATAATAATGGATAAGTGATGAATAGAGGCTTGGATGGTCAGATGGTTGGAGGCTTGGAAAACCAAAAAAACAGTTCTATAAGTCCGTACGGTAGTTATATTTTTAGGTTGCTGTTCTTGTATATATGTTTTATTTTTCCCAAGTATCTAAGCATCCAAACTTCCAAGCATCTTTTAGTTGTTCAGTAATATGAAGAACGTTCTCTTAATAAATCCCTGGGTTTATGATTTTAAGTGTCACGATTTCTGGATGAAGCCTTACGGGCTTCTAAAAATCGGTTCTGTTCTGAAACAATCCGGGGTTAACGTATCCTTAATTGACTGCATGGACAGGCAGGCAGACGGCGCTCCGGAAGAGTTTAAGAAAAGCGACAAACTTGGCAGGGGCATGTTTTACAGTGAAGAACCGGGCAAACCGGAAATATATAAAGCTGTGCCAAGAAAATATAAGCGTTACGGCATGGTTGTTGAACTGTTCAAAGAAAAACTGCTCAAAACAGAAAAGCCGGATATTATTCTTATTACATCTTCAATGACATATATGTACGAAGGCGTGTTTAAAGCAATTTCTATAATTAAAGATATATATCCTTCAACACCCATAATACTTGGCGGCACTTATGCCACTTTATGTACTACACACGCGGAAAAATATTCAGGCACGTCGCGTGTGTGGAAGGGCGGCGCGAATGCTGAATATTTTAATCTGCTGGGGAAAGAACTTAAAACGGACTTAAATTCTATTACAGAAGCTGAATTTGCGGATATTGCCCCGGATTACTCCTTATATAACAATATAAACAGCGTGTCCGTAAGATTATCCGAAGGGTGCCCTTTTAGCTGTTCCTATTGTGCCATTAAAGAGACAAGCACAGGGTTTAAACAAAGAAGCAAAGAGGTAATAATTAATGAACTTGAAACTTACGCGAAACGCGGTATTAAAAATATAGCGCTTTACGATGACGCGCTTTTGTATAAAAATTCATTCATAAAAGACATTTTAAAAAGTATTATTATGGCGGGTTTTGATTTTAAGTTTTATACCCCCAACGGTCTGCACGCCGCATATATTGATGAAGAAACAGCGCTGCTTATGAAAAAAACCGGGTTTATGGATTTAAGGTTATCGCTGGAAACGTCAGATGTTTTAATGCAGAAAGCCTCCGGCGGCAAGGTATCAAACGGGCAGTTTTCAGAAGCAATAAAGATTCTTAAAGGCGCGGGTTTTCAGCCTAAAGACATCGGCGCGTATATTCTGGCGGGGCTTCCCGGGCAGAATACGGACACAATAAAGCGTGACATGGAATTTGTGGCGGCAAACAAAGTGTTAATAAAACCCGCAAACTATTCGCCGATACCCGGCACTTTAGAATTTGAAAAAATACCCGCTGATAAACGGGATTTGATAACAGCAGAGCCGCTTATGCAGAATGAAACCTATTATATGGCAATTAATCCCGAATACGGCTATGAAGAAAACGAAAAGATGAAACTTTTCGCCGCGGCATTAAACCAAAATGTTTAAACGCCCTGTCTGGGGTCTGACCCCAGACAGGGCGTTTAAAATAAAAGGGTACAGGGTACAGGATTATGAAAATAATTTGAAATTTTTAATTTAGTGTTGTATAGTAGCTTAAAAAACTGAGGGGTTTTAGAGATGGGGAGAAAAAAACGCATAATGCTTGCGGGTGAATGCTATCATACCTATGCAAGGGGAAATGAAAAGAAAGAAATTTTCAGGGACGATGATGACCGATATAAGTTTGTAAATATATTGGGTAAAGCAAAGAAAAAATATTCATTTATTATCTATGCTTTTGTACTTATGCCAAATCATTATCATTTACTTTTAGAAACGTCCGCACCCAATCTTCCGGATATCATGAAGTTTATAAATGCATCCTATTCAACTTATTTTAACTGGAGGCATAAACGGGTTGGCCATCTGTTTCAGGGCAGATATGGATGCCAGCTGGTGGAAAAACACCCGTTTTTACCCGAACTTACAAGGTATATCCACCTTAACCCGGTTAAAGCAAAATTATGTGAAAAAATTTCAGCATATAAATGGAGTAGTTATCCGGAGTATTGTGGAAGAAAAGGATTTGGATTATCAGAAATAGGATGGATGATAAAAAAATACGGCCCGCAGAAAGAAGAAGCACTGGAAAAGTATAAAATGTTTTTATCGGAAAAAGCAGGAATTGAAGCCATAGAAAACGGGCTTGTGGAGAGTTTTGTTATGGGCGGAAATGAGTTTGCTGTTAGGGTTGCCGAGTCCTGCGGGAAAATACTGGAGATTACCAAATTTCGAAGGCCGGCTGTAATGACTGATTATAATAAAGTAATTGCGGAGAGCGCACGGGTGTTTAATGTTTCTGTTGAAGAGGTGACACATAAAAAAGGCAAACATAATCACGCTAAAGCGGCGGCTATTTACATAATATGGTCAAACTCCGCAAAGACCTATGGTGAAATAGGGAGTTTGTTTAATAATCTGGATGTGTCTTCCGTAAAAAGGCGGGTTGCTTCTGTTAAGAGAGAACTTCAGACAAATATTTATCTGAATAATAAGATTGAAAGTATAACTCGTGGTCTAAACGCCCTGTCTGGGGTCTGACCCCAGACAGGGCGTTTAGAATGAGAATAACGTTGTATAAAATACAGCAACTGTATTTTTTGCATTTTTTTACGGCTTGTGATATAACTAAAAAAATAATTTTGGAGGGCATGTATGAAAAAGTTAACCGCGGTTATGCTTTCGACAGTGTTTGTTTTATTTTTTGCCATCGGCGCGCACGCGTCAAAAAAAGGGATTGGGCTTGGCATTGTTCTTGGAAATCCCACGGGGATAAGCGTTAAAAATTTCTTGGATAAAAATTCGGCTGTTGATTTTATGGTTAACTGGGATTTTTATTCGGCAGGGCTAGGTGTGCACGCGCAGTATTTAATTCATAAGTACGATGTATTCAAAATTAAAGAAGGCAGGCTTCCGTTTTATTTTGGTATCGGCGGTTTTGCTGGATTATGGAACGGCGGAATGTGGGCAGGCGCGCAGGTTCCGGTTGGGCTTGCGTATGAATTTGCCGGCGACCCTATTGATATTTTTCTTGAAGTAAGGCCCGGCATTCTTCTTTTTCCCGGGATGCATCCCAATGTAAGCGGCGGTCTTGGAATAAGATACTGGTTTGATTAAAAGACAGTTTAAAACAGGAGATTTTTAAAAATGAATCTTTTGGAAAAAAACGGTGTCAGGTATGTAAGAGGGTTTAGGGGTTTAAAGCTTATTGAAAAAGAGTCAGATGTGAACCTTGTAATGGAAGCCGCGTATGAAAAAGATGCTGACCGTGCTTTATTATACAAGGAAAACCTTCCTGCCGAATTCACAAAGCTTGGCTCCGGGCAGGCCGGGATGGTTCTGCATAAGTTTATGACATACAGGATGAAACTTGCGGTTGTGGTGGATAAAGAGGATACAGAAAAAGGAAAGTTTGCCGAAATGGTTACAGAGGTTAATATGCATAATAATCTTTTTCATGTATTTACAGATGAGCAGTCCGCGGAAGAGTGGCTGGTAAAAGAGAATTAAGGAGATATTGATATGAAGAAAATAATTATGATGCTGCTTGGCATAATGATATTCTCGGCCGCTCAGGCAAAGGACGCAAACGTGAAAAACATACTAATAGTCTATGGATCTTTTATGGGTTCAACGCAGGAAACAGCGGAATTTATGGCAAAAGAATTAAAAGCTCTGAAG from the Candidatus Goldiibacteriota bacterium genome contains:
- a CDS encoding radical SAM protein, yielding MKNVLLINPWVYDFKCHDFWMKPYGLLKIGSVLKQSGVNVSLIDCMDRQADGAPEEFKKSDKLGRGMFYSEEPGKPEIYKAVPRKYKRYGMVVELFKEKLLKTEKPDIILITSSMTYMYEGVFKAISIIKDIYPSTPIILGGTYATLCTTHAEKYSGTSRVWKGGANAEYFNLLGKELKTDLNSITEAEFADIAPDYSLYNNINSVSVRLSEGCPFSCSYCAIKETSTGFKQRSKEVIINELETYAKRGIKNIALYDDALLYKNSFIKDILKSIIMAGFDFKFYTPNGLHAAYIDEETALLMKKTGFMDLRLSLETSDVLMQKASGGKVSNGQFSEAIKILKGAGFQPKDIGAYILAGLPGQNTDTIKRDMEFVAANKVLIKPANYSPIPGTLEFEKIPADKRDLITAEPLMQNETYYMAINPEYGYEENEKMKLFAAALNQNV
- a CDS encoding transposase; this encodes MGRKKRIMLAGECYHTYARGNEKKEIFRDDDDRYKFVNILGKAKKKYSFIIYAFVLMPNHYHLLLETSAPNLPDIMKFINASYSTYFNWRHKRVGHLFQGRYGCQLVEKHPFLPELTRYIHLNPVKAKLCEKISAYKWSSYPEYCGRKGFGLSEIGWMIKKYGPQKEEALEKYKMFLSEKAGIEAIENGLVESFVMGGNEFAVRVAESCGKILEITKFRRPAVMTDYNKVIAESARVFNVSVEEVTHKKGKHNHAKAAAIYIIWSNSAKTYGEIGSLFNNLDVSSVKRRVASVKRELQTNIYLNNKIESITRGLNALSGV
- a CDS encoding DUF4180 domain-containing protein is translated as MNLLEKNGVRYVRGFRGLKLIEKESDVNLVMEAAYEKDADRALLYKENLPAEFTKLGSGQAGMVLHKFMTYRMKLAVVVDKEDTEKGKFAEMVTEVNMHNNLFHVFTDEQSAEEWLVKEN